In one Tistrella mobilis genomic region, the following are encoded:
- a CDS encoding winged helix-turn-helix transcriptional regulator: MAREPLDRMNCSIAHALDVVGSIDGFLILRNAFNGMRTFDAFQDHLGLSSSVLSTRLKQMTEAGILRKTPSPTDGRSYEYRLTEQGLGLYPVMVALLHWGERWTPDPGGERMFLTETATGRPVAQMAVRSEDGRPLRPQEITAVAGPGADDKIRQLVGWRRRQG; this comes from the coding sequence GTGGCGCGGGAACCGCTCGATCGGATGAATTGCAGCATCGCCCATGCGCTCGACGTGGTGGGGTCGATCGACGGTTTCCTGATCCTGCGCAACGCCTTCAACGGCATGCGCACCTTCGACGCCTTCCAGGACCATCTGGGCCTGTCGTCGAGCGTGCTCTCCACCCGCCTGAAGCAGATGACCGAGGCGGGCATCCTGCGCAAGACCCCGTCGCCCACCGACGGCCGGTCCTATGAATACCGCCTGACCGAACAGGGGCTCGGCCTCTATCCGGTGATGGTGGCGCTGCTCCATTGGGGCGAGCGCTGGACCCCGGATCCCGGCGGCGAGCGCATGTTTCTGACCGAAACCGCCACCGGCCGCCCGGTGGCGCAGATGGCGGTCCGCTCCGAAGACGGCCGCCCCCTCCGCCCGCAGGAAATCACCGCCGTGGCGGGACCGGGGGCGGACGACAAGATCCGGCAACTGGTGGGGTGGCGGCGCCGGCAAGGCTGA
- a CDS encoding NAD(P)H-dependent flavin oxidoreductase, whose translation MKTRITELLGIRHPIIQGGMHYVGFAELAAAVSNAGALGIITGLTQKTPELLAREIARAREMTDQPFGVNLTFLPTFQAPPYPEYIQAIVEGGVKIVETAGRSPEAYMPALKAAGIKVIHKCTSVRHALKAEKIGCDAVSVDGFECGGHPGEDDIPNMILLPRAAEELTIPFVASGGMADARSLVAALALGADGMNMGTRFIATKEAPVHENVKQAIVAATELDTRLVMRPLRNTERVLANAAVDRLVEIEREKGADLKIDDIHDLVAGVYPRVMIEGEMDAGAWSCGMVAGLIHDVPSCQELIDRIMSEAEGLINQRLAGMIAG comes from the coding sequence ATGAAGACGCGCATCACGGAACTGCTGGGCATCCGGCATCCGATCATCCAGGGCGGCATGCATTATGTGGGCTTCGCCGAACTGGCAGCCGCAGTGTCGAATGCCGGTGCGCTCGGCATCATCACCGGCCTGACTCAGAAGACGCCCGAGCTTCTGGCGCGCGAGATCGCGCGGGCCCGCGAGATGACCGACCAGCCCTTCGGCGTGAACCTGACCTTTCTGCCGACCTTCCAGGCGCCGCCCTATCCGGAATACATCCAGGCGATCGTCGAAGGCGGGGTGAAGATCGTCGAGACGGCCGGCCGCAGCCCCGAGGCCTATATGCCGGCGCTGAAGGCGGCGGGGATCAAGGTGATCCATAAATGCACCTCGGTCCGCCATGCGCTGAAGGCCGAGAAGATCGGCTGCGACGCGGTCAGCGTCGACGGCTTCGAATGCGGCGGTCATCCGGGTGAAGACGACATCCCCAACATGATCCTGCTGCCGCGGGCGGCGGAAGAGCTGACCATCCCCTTCGTCGCCTCGGGCGGCATGGCCGATGCGCGCAGCCTGGTGGCGGCGCTGGCGCTGGGCGCCGACGGCATGAACATGGGCACCCGCTTCATCGCGACCAAAGAGGCGCCGGTCCACGAGAACGTCAAGCAGGCGATCGTGGCCGCGACCGAACTCGATACCCGCCTGGTCATGCGCCCGCTGCGCAATACCGAGCGCGTGCTGGCCAACGCCGCGGTCGACCGGCTGGTCGAGATCGAGCGCGAAAAGGGAGCCGACCTCAAGATCGACGACATCCACGATCTGGTGGCCGGCGTCTATCCGCGGGTGATGATCGAGGGTGAGATGGATGCCGGCGCCTGGAGCTGCGGCATGGTCGCCGGCCTGATCCACGACGTGCCGAGCTGTCAGGAGCTGATCGACCGGATCATGTCCGAGGCCGAAGGCCTGATCAATCAGCGCCTCGCCGGCATGATCGCCGGCTGA
- a CDS encoding alkaline phosphatase family protein, producing the protein MRQPPTSFAAGLARLLLVWILAGLLVNMPARFDAWFTPAHFRLSVEVAAVILLALALPGGFPVTRGSGLARSPAQAERWLPGFLLRLAAAGLAALVLLRGADLVAHAAAGRPLDLGRDLYLMPALWDVLAGDPARLAAVLGFWILPAVAVYLLARRGQILARRHLTGGRRPAMTVAVLGGMLALGQVVGAASQTGGPVGAGALRLAAFQADALKARARIEAELAAAVADDPAAHLPGPALFPRLRGRDVNLFFMESYGWSAHHDPRIRDAVGRRLADLGHRLDAAGFRVVSGWLDSPVVGGQSWLAHGTLLSGLTLDRQRAYDYALSAGRTTLVDLFGRAGWRTVALMPAIRETWPEAAAFGYDRVMDAAALDYRGPAFGWPTVPDQYALDRYAAEEQAPVDRPPLFLEFAMITSHHPWGPLPPLLDDWSMAGAAGGWIFETAAPPEGQPFARDTAVWAERYANALDYTLALVGRWAVERMPEDALMIVVGDHQPPLVTPADAPHSVPIHVIARDAGLIRAFQAEGLTPGLTLAADAPVRPMAAWRDLMIRATRDAVPPVAGLPSVAPGDSFENRS; encoded by the coding sequence GTGAGACAGCCCCCCACAAGCTTCGCTGCCGGCCTTGCCCGCCTGCTGCTGGTCTGGATCCTGGCCGGCCTGCTGGTCAACATGCCGGCGCGCTTCGATGCCTGGTTCACGCCGGCCCATTTCCGCCTGTCGGTCGAGGTGGCGGCGGTCATCCTGCTCGCCCTGGCCCTGCCGGGGGGCTTTCCCGTCACCCGCGGCAGCGGCCTGGCCCGCAGCCCGGCACAGGCCGAACGCTGGCTGCCGGGTTTCCTGCTCCGGCTGGCGGCGGCCGGTCTGGCGGCACTGGTGCTGCTGCGCGGCGCCGATCTGGTCGCCCATGCCGCCGCGGGCCGGCCGCTCGATCTCGGTCGCGATCTCTATCTGATGCCGGCGCTCTGGGATGTGCTGGCGGGTGATCCGGCGCGGCTCGCCGCCGTGCTCGGCTTCTGGATCCTGCCGGCGGTGGCGGTCTATCTGCTCGCCCGGCGCGGCCAGATCCTGGCCCGGCGCCATCTGACCGGCGGCCGCCGGCCGGCGATGACCGTCGCGGTGCTGGGCGGCATGCTGGCGCTGGGCCAGGTGGTCGGGGCCGCCAGCCAGACCGGCGGACCGGTGGGGGCGGGGGCGCTGCGGCTCGCCGCCTTCCAGGCCGATGCGTTGAAGGCACGGGCCCGGATCGAGGCGGAGCTTGCCGCGGCGGTGGCGGATGATCCCGCAGCTCACCTGCCGGGGCCGGCCCTGTTTCCGCGGCTGCGCGGCCGCGACGTGAACCTGTTCTTCATGGAAAGCTATGGCTGGTCGGCCCATCACGATCCGCGGATCCGCGATGCGGTGGGCCGGCGGCTGGCGGATCTGGGGCACAGGCTCGATGCCGCGGGCTTCCGGGTGGTGAGCGGCTGGCTGGACAGCCCCGTCGTCGGCGGCCAGTCCTGGCTGGCCCATGGCACGCTGCTTTCGGGCCTGACGCTCGACCGGCAGCGGGCCTATGACTATGCGCTCTCGGCCGGGCGCACGACGCTGGTCGATCTGTTCGGCCGCGCCGGCTGGCGGACGGTGGCGCTGATGCCGGCCATCCGCGAAACCTGGCCCGAGGCGGCCGCCTTCGGCTATGACCGGGTGATGGATGCGGCGGCACTCGACTATCGCGGCCCGGCTTTCGGCTGGCCGACGGTGCCGGATCAGTATGCGCTGGACCGCTATGCCGCCGAGGAACAGGCACCCGTCGACCGGCCGCCGCTCTTCCTCGAATTCGCCATGATCACCAGCCATCACCCCTGGGGGCCGCTGCCGCCGCTGCTCGACGACTGGTCGATGGCGGGCGCCGCCGGCGGGTGGATCTTCGAGACCGCGGCCCCGCCCGAGGGCCAGCCCTTTGCCCGCGACACGGCCGTCTGGGCGGAACGCTATGCCAATGCGCTGGACTATACCCTGGCCCTGGTCGGCCGCTGGGCCGTGGAGCGCATGCCGGAAGATGCCCTGATGATCGTGGTCGGCGACCACCAGCCGCCGCTGGTCACCCCGGCCGATGCCCCGCACAGCGTGCCGATCCATGTGATCGCCCGCGATGCCGGCCTGATCCGCGCCTTCCAGGCCGAGGGGCTGACCCCCGGTCTGACGCTTGCCGCCGATGCGCCGGTCCGGCCGATGGCGGCCTGGCGCGACCTGATGATCCGCGCCACCCGTGATGCCGTGCCGCCCGTCGCGGGCTTGCCTTCCGTCGCGCCCGGAGATAGCTTCGAAAATCGAAGCTAA
- a CDS encoding TIGR02444 family protein produces the protein MPSPVPAPSTPQTPLGRHAHAVYGRPSAREVCLEAQDGHGADVVLILAFHHVAATGRRLDAHGIAALDAAAAGWRAEVVRPLRALRRRLRGDAPVMAGMAADRARAIGDGLLAHEIAAETAMLDALAPVLDGLARPLGAGEDGRTAFARMLDLYGTLLVALPDGWARVRDGLVASMGPAIPRGETEGRA, from the coding sequence ATGCCCAGCCCCGTGCCTGCCCCCTCCACGCCGCAAACCCCCCTTGGCCGCCATGCCCATGCGGTTTATGGCCGGCCGTCGGCGCGCGAGGTCTGTCTTGAGGCCCAGGACGGCCATGGCGCCGATGTGGTGCTGATCCTGGCCTTCCACCATGTGGCCGCAACCGGCCGCCGGCTGGACGCGCATGGCATTGCGGCGCTGGATGCGGCAGCCGCCGGCTGGCGGGCCGAGGTGGTGCGGCCGCTGCGCGCCCTGCGCCGGCGGCTGCGCGGCGATGCCCCGGTCATGGCCGGCATGGCGGCGGATCGTGCCCGGGCGATCGGCGACGGCCTGCTCGCCCACGAGATTGCGGCAGAGACCGCCATGCTCGATGCCCTGGCACCGGTGCTGGACGGCCTCGCCCGGCCGCTCGGCGCGGGGGAAGACGGCCGCACCGCCTTTGCCCGCATGCTGGATCTCTATGGGACGCTGCTGGTGGCCCTGCCCGACGGCTGGGCCCGGGTGCGGGACGGGCTGGTGGCCAGCATGGGCCCGGCCATTCCGCGGGGGGAGACGGAAGGCCGGGCCTGA
- the purE gene encoding 5-(carboxyamino)imidazole ribonucleotide mutase, which produces MTGTPAGTPAATSPLVGIVMGSQSDWATMRHAAVLLERFGIPHEVRIVSAHRTPQRMADYAAAARGRGLQVIIAGAGGAAHLPGMIAAQTSVPVFGVPVQSKALNGMDSLLSIVQMPAGIPVGTLAIGEAGAKNAALLAAAVVANHDAAVLEALEAFRAEQTDGVALEPVDDQA; this is translated from the coding sequence ATGACCGGAACGCCCGCCGGAACGCCCGCCGCCACCTCTCCCCTGGTCGGCATCGTGATGGGCAGCCAATCCGACTGGGCCACCATGCGCCATGCCGCGGTGCTGCTGGAACGTTTCGGCATCCCGCACGAGGTGCGCATCGTTTCGGCCCATCGCACGCCGCAGCGCATGGCCGATTACGCCGCCGCCGCGCGCGGCCGGGGCCTGCAGGTCATCATCGCCGGTGCCGGCGGCGCCGCCCATCTGCCGGGCATGATCGCCGCCCAGACCAGCGTGCCGGTCTTCGGCGTGCCGGTGCAGAGCAAGGCGCTGAACGGCATGGACAGCCTGCTGTCGATCGTGCAGATGCCGGCCGGCATCCCCGTCGGCACGCTGGCGATCGGCGAGGCGGGCGCCAAGAATGCCGCCCTGCTCGCCGCCGCCGTGGTCGCCAACCACGATGCCGCCGTGCTGGAGGCGCTGGAAGCCTTCCGCGCCGAGCAGACCGACGGCGTGGCGCTGGAACCGGTCGACGACCAGGCCTGA
- a CDS encoding 5-(carboxyamino)imidazole ribonucleotide synthase, giving the protein MTDRTTTPAPLAPGSVIGIMGGGQLGRMAAIAAARMGYKVHVYAPEAESPAAEVADAWTRAAWDDAAALDAFAAAVDVVTFEFENVPAASVAGLAAKRPVRPAWTVLETTQDRLSEKDFVNRLGIGTAPYARVDDVDGLVAAIERLGRPAILKTRTLGYDGKGQARIAAEGDIRAAAEAAFATIGGRPAILEGMVDFGCEISVIVARSPAGEVRCFEPAENEHRNGILHLSRVPARVAEATAVEAQRIALALADAFGLEGLLAVEMFVTRDGRVLVNEMAPRPHNSGHWSFDAAATSQFEQFIRAVADLPLGDPARLVDAEMENLLGDDVDRWREILAEPRAKLHLYGKSEAKPGRKMGHVTRLGTARS; this is encoded by the coding sequence ATGACCGATCGCACCACCACCCCCGCCCCGCTCGCCCCCGGTTCGGTGATCGGCATCATGGGCGGCGGACAGCTTGGCCGGATGGCTGCGATCGCGGCCGCGCGGATGGGCTACAAGGTCCATGTCTATGCCCCCGAAGCGGAAAGCCCGGCCGCCGAGGTGGCCGATGCCTGGACCCGTGCGGCCTGGGATGATGCGGCCGCCCTCGACGCCTTCGCGGCCGCCGTGGATGTGGTGACCTTCGAGTTCGAGAACGTGCCCGCGGCAAGCGTCGCCGGGCTGGCGGCGAAGCGCCCGGTGCGCCCGGCCTGGACGGTGCTGGAGACCACCCAGGACCGCCTGTCCGAGAAGGATTTCGTCAACCGGCTGGGCATCGGCACGGCGCCCTATGCCCGGGTGGACGATGTCGACGGGCTGGTGGCCGCGATCGAGAGGCTGGGCCGGCCGGCCATCCTGAAGACCCGCACGCTCGGCTATGACGGCAAGGGTCAGGCCCGCATTGCGGCCGAGGGCGACATCCGCGCCGCGGCCGAGGCCGCCTTCGCAACGATCGGTGGCCGGCCGGCGATCCTTGAAGGCATGGTCGATTTCGGCTGCGAGATCTCGGTCATCGTCGCCCGCTCTCCCGCAGGCGAGGTGCGCTGCTTCGAGCCGGCCGAGAACGAGCATCGCAACGGCATCCTGCATCTGAGCCGCGTGCCGGCGCGGGTGGCCGAGGCCACCGCCGTCGAGGCGCAGCGCATCGCGCTGGCGCTGGCCGATGCCTTCGGTCTGGAGGGGCTGCTGGCGGTGGAGATGTTCGTCACCCGCGACGGCCGGGTGCTGGTCAACGAAATGGCGCCGCGGCCGCATAATTCGGGACACTGGTCGTTCGACGCCGCCGCGACCAGCCAGTTCGAGCAGTTCATCCGCGCGGTCGCCGACCTGCCGCTGGGCGATCCCGCGCGGCTGGTCGATGCCGAAATGGAAAACCTGCTGGGCGACGATGTCGACCGCTGGCGCGAGATCCTGGCCGAGCCGCGCGCCAAGCTGCATCTCTACGGCAAGAGCGAGGCCAAGCCGGGCCGCAAGATGGGGCATGTCACCCGGCTCGGCACCGCGCGCAGCTGA
- a CDS encoding COQ9 family protein, translating into MTADDGRTRDQTGADDEAGVLPPSDTETGGAGELEAGVPQLLRDRDAVLEQALPDVPFDGWTDDLVRRAGQAAGFDAAATRRLFPRGRIDLIVHFCDYADRRMAAELERIDLPSLPIRSRITTAVLVRLEQNLPHREAIRTALGLLALPQNAALGLKTLYRTVDAMWWAAGDTATDFSFYTKRATLAAVYSSTLAVWLDDRSEGFADTRAFLDRRIADVMRIQKVRGRVEKMLPDPRRFLPGGSRFAGRNSLRMRGR; encoded by the coding sequence ATGACCGCAGACGACGGACGTACCCGCGACCAGACGGGCGCTGACGACGAGGCCGGGGTTCTGCCGCCCTCAGATACCGAAACCGGCGGGGCGGGGGAGCTTGAAGCCGGCGTGCCGCAGCTGCTCCGCGACCGCGATGCGGTGCTGGAACAGGCGCTGCCCGATGTGCCCTTCGACGGCTGGACGGATGACCTGGTCCGTCGCGCCGGCCAGGCCGCCGGCTTCGACGCCGCCGCCACCCGCCGGCTGTTCCCGCGCGGGCGGATCGATCTGATCGTGCATTTCTGCGACTATGCCGACCGGCGGATGGCGGCGGAGCTGGAGCGGATCGATCTGCCGTCGCTGCCGATCCGCAGCCGCATCACCACCGCGGTTCTGGTGCGGCTGGAGCAGAACCTGCCCCATCGCGAGGCGATCCGCACCGCGCTCGGCCTGCTCGCCCTGCCGCAGAATGCCGCCCTCGGCCTGAAGACGCTCTATCGCACGGTCGATGCGATGTGGTGGGCGGCGGGCGACACCGCGACCGATTTCAGCTTCTACACCAAGCGCGCGACCCTGGCTGCGGTCTACAGCTCGACGCTCGCGGTCTGGCTGGACGACAGAAGCGAAGGCTTCGCCGACACCCGCGCCTTCCTGGACCGGCGGATTGCCGATGTGATGCGCATCCAGAAGGTCCGCGGCCGGGTGGAAAAGATGCTGCCCGATCCGCGCCGCTTCCTGCCCGGCGGCAGCCGCTTCGCCGGCCGCAATTCCCTGCGGATGCGGGGGCGCTGA
- a CDS encoding TenA family protein, which yields MSASPAEARFSLSLRAAAEPDWSAVTGHRFTDELIAGTLDDAVLARYLVQDHRFIDAFVALLGAAIASADRFEARIPLCRFAAMVTSDENDYFLRAFKALGVDEAMRADLPDHPATATFKALMAEARLTADYACCLAVLVVAEWSYLSWAERAGGRLPPRFEHAEWITLHDNPFFREFVGWLVSELDRVGPMLDDAARARVEDLFRRAVSAERAFFDAAYAAA from the coding sequence ATGTCCGCCAGCCCCGCCGAGGCGCGTTTCAGCCTCAGCCTGCGTGCCGCCGCCGAGCCCGACTGGAGCGCGGTCACCGGCCACCGCTTCACCGACGAGCTGATCGCCGGCACGCTGGATGATGCGGTGCTCGCCCGTTATCTGGTTCAGGATCACCGGTTCATCGACGCATTCGTGGCCCTGCTGGGCGCGGCCATCGCCTCGGCCGACCGCTTCGAGGCGCGGATCCCGCTCTGCCGCTTCGCCGCCATGGTCACCAGCGACGAGAACGACTATTTCCTCCGGGCCTTCAAGGCACTGGGCGTGGACGAGGCGATGCGGGCGGACCTGCCCGACCACCCGGCAACCGCCACCTTCAAGGCGCTGATGGCCGAGGCGCGGCTGACGGCCGACTATGCCTGCTGTCTGGCGGTGCTGGTGGTGGCGGAATGGAGCTATCTCTCCTGGGCCGAGCGGGCCGGAGGCCGCCTGCCGCCGCGCTTCGAGCATGCCGAATGGATCACGCTCCACGACAACCCGTTCTTCCGGGAGTTCGTGGGCTGGCTGGTCTCGGAACTCGACCGGGTGGGCCCCATGCTGGATGATGCGGCCCGGGCGCGGGTCGAAGATCTGTTCCGGCGCGCGGTTTCGGCGGAACGCGCCTTCTTCGATGCGGCTTATGCGGCGGCATGA
- the rpsU gene encoding 30S ribosomal protein S21, protein MQVIVRDNNVDQALRALKKKMQREGIFREMKMRRHYEKPSEKRAREDAEAVRRARKLAMKRAQREGLL, encoded by the coding sequence GTGCAGGTCATCGTTCGCGACAACAATGTCGACCAGGCGCTTCGCGCGCTGAAGAAGAAGATGCAGCGTGAAGGCATCTTCCGCGAGATGAAGATGCGTCGGCATTATGAGAAGCCGTCGGAGAAGCGCGCCCGTGAGGATGCGGAGGCCGTTCGTCGCGCCCGCAAGCTCGCGATGAAGCGTGCGCAGCGCGAGGGCCTGCTCTGA
- a CDS encoding Dabb family protein has translation MIRHIVMFSAKTPADLAAVRDGLAILGGIPHARRFEVGTNTKRDALSSDVDLIVYAEFDDEADLAAYKADPLYAESIARVRHLRDLRIVADYVVEDAVIADRRG, from the coding sequence ATGATCCGGCATATCGTGATGTTCAGCGCAAAGACGCCGGCCGATCTCGCTGCGGTGCGCGACGGCCTCGCGATCCTGGGCGGCATTCCCCATGCCCGCCGCTTCGAGGTCGGCACGAATACCAAACGCGATGCGCTGTCGTCGGATGTCGATCTGATCGTCTATGCCGAGTTCGACGACGAGGCGGACCTCGCCGCCTACAAGGCCGACCCGCTTTATGCCGAATCGATCGCCCGCGTCCGCCATCTGCGCGATCTGCGCATCGTGGCCGATTATGTCGTCGAGGATGCCGTCATCGCCGACCGGCGCGGCTGA
- a CDS encoding helix-turn-helix domain-containing protein produces the protein MVHAGDRRDPVGVVNILEMARGRGLDPAALAAAGGLDAVRPADAPVLAWQELAVIEAVLRALPDQDPALLGLETGLCYRVSAFGLFGWAMLTRAAFADALALWARLPTLGLSFSAITARYPPGEAIVFTLDDHGLVSLPRAVHRFLVARGLISTAVLTADLLAAPVMPMAAGIDIPPPPEVQDRDRFHEVLGPHLVFGGGGGHRLVYHAALAGRPLPFAHPVATRTAERAFLAEAARRSVGGPVAALDVLLRDEAGPPVDLVQAARRLAMSERSLRRRLAAAGTSFRQRRDAALAERARRLLGEGAAVERVAIALGYADAAAFTRAFRRWTGETPGRFARSQPRRSAMTASSTT, from the coding sequence ATGGTCCATGCCGGCGACCGGCGCGATCCGGTGGGCGTGGTCAACATCCTGGAGATGGCCCGCGGGCGCGGGCTCGATCCCGCTGCACTCGCGGCCGCGGGCGGGCTGGACGCCGTGCGGCCGGCCGATGCCCCGGTGCTGGCCTGGCAGGAACTGGCGGTGATCGAAGCGGTGCTGCGCGCCCTGCCGGACCAGGATCCGGCCCTGCTGGGGCTGGAAACCGGGCTGTGCTATCGCGTCTCTGCCTTTGGCCTGTTCGGTTGGGCTATGCTGACCCGCGCGGCCTTTGCCGACGCCCTGGCCCTCTGGGCGCGGCTGCCGACGCTCGGCCTGTCGTTCAGTGCGATCACCGCCCGATATCCGCCGGGGGAGGCGATCGTCTTCACCCTGGACGATCACGGCCTGGTCTCTCTGCCGCGTGCGGTGCATCGCTTTCTGGTGGCGCGCGGGCTGATCTCGACCGCCGTGCTCACCGCCGATCTGCTGGCGGCCCCGGTGATGCCGATGGCGGCAGGGATCGACATTCCGCCGCCGCCGGAGGTTCAGGACCGGGACCGTTTCCACGAGGTTCTGGGGCCGCATCTCGTCTTCGGCGGGGGCGGCGGACATCGGCTGGTCTATCATGCGGCCCTGGCCGGTCGGCCGCTGCCCTTTGCCCATCCGGTGGCCACGCGCACGGCGGAACGGGCCTTTCTGGCCGAGGCGGCAAGGCGCAGCGTCGGCGGCCCGGTGGCGGCACTCGACGTGCTGCTGCGCGACGAGGCCGGGCCGCCGGTCGATCTGGTTCAGGCCGCGCGGCGGCTGGCGATGTCGGAACGGTCGTTGCGCAGGCGGCTGGCCGCGGCCGGAACCAGCTTCCGGCAACGGCGGGATGCAGCACTGGCCGAACGCGCCCGGCGACTGTTGGGCGAGGGGGCGGCGGTCGAACGGGTGGCGATAGCGCTGGGCTATGCCGATGCCGCCGCCTTCACCCGCGCCTTCCGGCGCTGGACCGGAGAGACGCCGGGGCGCTTTGCCCGGTCTCAGCCGCGCCGGTCGGCGATGACGGCATCCTCGACGACATAA
- a CDS encoding TauD/TfdA dioxygenase family protein translates to MTANPFFSAKPPTARSNAPRPSAHFTARPLTGALGADITGINVATAPDEAIADLRAALVHHQVLAIRGQSLDPAGMERVALRFGAFGQDPYVRPLPGFTNVLRLLKTADEAHPNVFGEAWHSDWSFLDTPPAFTLLYGHDVPDWGGDTMFASQIRACEALSPAMVRLLEPLKAVHSARRGYGPASREAVADRLPNMDIVVSETAMATRLHPVIRTHPETGARALYVSPAYTIGLDGFTDAEAEALLGYLFQLSVDPRFTCRVRWEPGTLTIWDNRSVLHLPIGDYHGARREMYRTTVAGDEPVLTPV, encoded by the coding sequence ATGACCGCCAATCCGTTCTTTTCGGCCAAACCGCCGACCGCCCGCAGCAATGCGCCCCGCCCGTCGGCCCATTTCACGGCCCGGCCCCTGACCGGTGCGCTGGGTGCAGACATCACCGGCATCAACGTCGCCACGGCCCCGGATGAAGCCATCGCCGATCTGCGTGCGGCCCTGGTCCATCATCAGGTGCTGGCCATTCGCGGGCAAAGCCTCGATCCGGCGGGCATGGAGCGGGTGGCGCTGCGCTTCGGCGCCTTCGGCCAGGATCCCTACGTGCGCCCCCTGCCCGGCTTCACCAATGTTCTGCGCCTGCTGAAAACGGCGGACGAGGCGCATCCCAATGTCTTCGGCGAGGCCTGGCACAGCGACTGGTCGTTCCTGGACACGCCGCCGGCCTTCACCCTGCTTTATGGCCACGACGTGCCCGACTGGGGCGGCGACACCATGTTCGCCAGCCAGATCCGCGCCTGCGAGGCGCTGAGCCCGGCCATGGTCCGGCTGCTGGAACCGCTGAAGGCGGTGCACAGCGCCCGGCGCGGTTATGGCCCCGCCAGCCGCGAGGCAGTGGCCGACCGGCTGCCCAATATGGACATCGTGGTCAGCGAGACCGCCATGGCCACCCGCCTGCACCCGGTGATCCGCACCCATCCCGAAACCGGCGCCCGCGCGCTCTATGTCAGCCCGGCCTACACCATCGGCCTCGACGGCTTCACCGATGCCGAGGCCGAAGCCCTCCTCGGCTACCTCTTCCAGCTCTCGGTCGACCCGCGCTTCACCTGCCGGGTGCGCTGGGAACCGGGCACGCTGACCATCTGGGACAACCGGTCCGTGCTGCACCTGCCGATCGGCGACTATCACGGCGCCCGCCGCGAGATGTACCGCACCACGGTGGCAGGGGATGAGCCGGTGTTGACGCCGGTGTAA
- a CDS encoding type II toxin-antitoxin system Phd/YefM family antitoxin produces MRIVNQREFAESLDAICDEVAHGGEPVLVSRSDGREPVVILSRRSWGGLIETLHLLRSPRNAERLHRGMADARAGRVHDRGLDDGTG; encoded by the coding sequence ATGCGCATCGTCAATCAGCGCGAGTTTGCAGAGTCTCTTGATGCCATCTGTGATGAAGTCGCACATGGCGGAGAGCCCGTCCTTGTCAGCCGCTCTGATGGACGAGAGCCGGTCGTGATCCTGTCGCGTCGTAGCTGGGGAGGTCTCATCGAGACCCTTCATTTGCTCCGCTCTCCGCGAAACGCAGAGCGCCTGCATCGCGGGATGGCAGATGCAAGGGCCGGTCGCGTCCATGATCGGGGTCTTGACGACGGAACCGGTTGA